One Tachysurus vachellii isolate PV-2020 chromosome 8, HZAU_Pvac_v1, whole genome shotgun sequence genomic window carries:
- the LOC132850592 gene encoding uncharacterized protein C21orf62-like — MDANMLLSCLRHILCILVPLYFVETQHPLQPNITLVFDSSDHADRLCNCSCATAVRSCDEALAHLMCSCGTVWRSALSPGSMEAETLMVWAWQPWLLRELLNGSRVPELQLSLCSPASFLGQSQYLTIVGLRKLQISNNGVAQHKDERVLNFGLDVQDGNLSVAFLDLWSLNNHLKAYSVIGPPLQMLMQHFPYLQQANIKITDLEEIHKPSILTFIY, encoded by the coding sequence ATGGATGCAAACATGCTGCTGTCCTGTTTACGGCATATCTTGTGCATCCTCGTACCTTTATACTTTGTGGAAACTCAGCATCCCCTCCAACCCAACATCACGCTAGTGTTCGACAGCTCAGACCATGCCGACCGCTTATGCAACTGCAGCTGTGCGACGGCGGTGCGCAGTTGTGATGAAGCTCTTGCCCACCTGATGTGTAGCTGTGGCACCGTGTGGCGCTCAGCTCTGTCGCCTGGCTCCATGGAGGCAGAGACTCTGATGGTGTGGGCGTGGCAACCATGGCTGCTGAGGGAGCTGCTGAACGGCAGCAGGGTTCCAGAGCTGCAGCTGTCTCTGTGTAGCCCTGCCTCATTTCTCGGACAGTCTCAATATCTCACTATTGTGGGTCTGAGGAAGCTTCAGATCTCCAATAATGGTGTGGCGCAGCACAAAGATGAAAGAGTCCTGAACTTCGGGTTGGACGTGCAGGATGGGAATCTCAGCGTTGCTTTTTTAGACTTGTGGTCATTGAATAATCACTTGAAGGCCTACAGTGTCATTGGACCACCACTGCAGATGCTCATGCAGCATTTTCCTTACCTTCAGCAAGCCAATATTAAGATCACTGACCTTGAAGAGATCCACAAGCCATCCATCCTAACTTT
- the tyw5 gene encoding tRNA wybutosine-synthesizing protein 5, giving the protein MECQERVELSVFTDVDKELFIKEIYPLRKPAVLKGVHLGPCLEKWTVDYLAEKGGSREVKVHVSSVPQMDFLHKNFIYRTLPFDKFVQRAAAEAEHEAFFISKNESYYLRSLGEDARKEPADLKKQFPDLAQDFCIPQFFEPEQFFSSVFRISSPGLQLWTHYDVMDNLLAQVTGRKRVVLYSPQDALHLYLSGDKSEVLDIDTPDLKRYPNFVKACRYECVLEPGDMLFIPALWFHNTLALQFGVGVNVFWRHLPLDSYDKKDPYGNKDPVAASMALQTLERALGVLDQLPAEYRDFYARRMVLRIQSRAYADET; this is encoded by the exons ATGGAATGTCAGGAAAGAGTCGAGCTGTCCGTCTTCACAGATGTGGATAAGGAGCTTTTCATAAAGGAGATCTACCCTCTG AGAAAACCAGCGGTGCTCAAGGGAGTGCATTTAGGGCCATGCCTTGAAAAATGGACAGTGGATTACCTGGCAGAAAAGGGAGGAAGCCGGGAGGTCAAAGTTCATGTGTCTTCTGTTCCTCAGATGGACTTTCTGCATAAGAATTTCATATACAG GACATTACCATTTGACAAGTTTGTCCAGAGAGCTGCAGCAGAAGCAGAGCATGAAGCGTTCTTCATTAGTAAG AACGAGAGTTACTACTTAAGATCACTCGGAGAAGACGCTCGTAAG GAGCCTGCTGACCTGAAGAAGCAGTTTCCTGACCTGGCTCAAGACTTCTGTATACCTCAGTTTTTTGAGCCTGAACAATTTTTCTCCAGTGTTTTCCGCATCAGCTCACCTGGCTTGCAGCTATGGACACATTACGAT GTCATGGACAACCTGCTGGCTCAGGTAACCGGGCGAAAGCGTGTTGTTCTCTACAGCCCCCAAGATGCCTTGCACCTGTATCTGTCAG GTGATAAGTCTGAAGTTTTGGACATCGACACTCCAGATTTAAAGCGCTATCCAAATTTTGTGAAAGCATGTCGATATGAATGTGTTTTAGAACCAGGTGAcatgctcttcatcccag CCCTTTGGTTTCACAACACTTTGGCTCTTCAGTTTGGCGTTGGAGTCAACGTATTCTGGCGCCACCTGCCCCTGGACAGCTACGATAAGAAAGACCCGTACGGAAACAAGGACCCGGTGGCAGCGTCAATGGCCTTGCAGACCCTGGAGCGAGCACTGGGAGTACTGGATCAGCTGCCAGCTGAATATCGAGACTTTTACGCTCGCCGCATGGTGCTGCGCATTCAAAGCCGAGCGTACGCCGATGAAACGTAA
- the maip1 gene encoding m-AAA protease-interacting protein 1, mitochondrial translates to MALPLFRWSCRRPAGLSAYLRFNKVIEIRNQSVVKNQASLSCVVSGVRYCSSDREGHRQTRKVVVVGIPNPFIWIRTKFCFFLIRAYFDKDFCIDEFTDGAKQAFSHVSQLLSQCQFKELEGLVAKDVIGKLEEKCVDLPLSYKKALSADSDDIMYTTPADVGFCYENDGRKFVSILMRFWYLTSARLPEDTMEGAQIFQVAFGKNGEKPESKRLLTANYEFQREFTEGVTPDWTITRIEHSKLLD, encoded by the exons ATGGCGCTGCCCTTATTCAGATGGAGCTGTAGAAGGCCTGCGGGTCTGAGCGCTTATCTAAGATTTAACAAAGTAATCGAAATACGAAATCAGTCCGTTGTTAAAAACCAGGCGTCGCTGTCGTGTGTTGTGTCTGGGGTGCGGTACTGCAGTTCggacagagagggacacagacagacgagGAAGGTTGTGGTGGTCGGCATCCCAAACCCGTTCATCTGGATCCGGACCAAAttctgtttcttcctcattcgCGCTTATTTCGACAAAGATTTCTGTATTGATGAGTTTACTGACGGAGCCAAACAG GCATTTTCACATGTATCCCAACTGTTGTCTCAGTGTCAGTTTAAAGAACTTGAAGGTCTAGTTGCTAAAGAT GTAATAGGGAAACTGGAGGAGAAATGTGTTGATCTCCCGTTGAGCTATAAAAAAGCACTCTCAGCTGATTCAGATGACATCATGTACACAACACCAGCAGATGTTGGTTTTTGCTACGAGAATGATG GGAGGAAGTTTGTCAGTATTTTGATGCGTTTCTGGTACTTAACCAGTGCCCGGCTTCCAGAGGACACAATGGAGGGAGCGCAAATCTTCCAGGTGGCTTTTGGAAAAAATGGGGAGAAGCCAGAGAGCAAAAGGCTGCTTACAGCCAATTATGA atttCAGAGGGAGTTTACTGAAGGAGTGACACCAGACTGGACCATCACTAGAATAGAACACTCAAAGCTGCTTGATTAA
- the LOC132850523 gene encoding uncharacterized protein LOC132850523 translates to MVSDVDDVRVPHSDSAVPEAPLTETEENYKLVIASCTQLKKEMAGLMSEVNTVHDLVEKLKKERLKKQLQNEELGMECQMKSVAISILETHDKAIRSSLQKEFEEKRQAHSELKTQCDQMKKTLRGKKVSLADIEEQYQDLVRSGNNMVCQVKSLILEVYQAKKQQQVRLNYEIEAIQSQYEEALKQQAELLIENNKVRNDHNILKSEYEQMKKTHNMVSLDEAEKTLLLKKMSDLMSQKHKLQASVQQLKEAICETCKKCNEIKRKQEQEQTQEMHSNMKAQHTTMMEIFKQFYELLKNHLKHEDPGESRKPEEPGETGEPRKPKEPEEKGEQK, encoded by the exons ATGGTGTCTGATGTGGATGATGTCCGAGTCCCCCATTCTGACAGCGCTGTCCCTGAG GCACCTTTGACTGAAACTGAGGAGAACTATAAGCTGGTGATTGCCTCCTGTACTCAGCTGAAAAAGGAGATGGCTGGACTGATGTCTGAAGTGAATACAGTGCATGACTTAGTGGAGAAGCTGAAGAAAGAAAGGCTTAAAAAACAGTTACAGAATGAGGAATTGGGGATG GAGTGTCAGATGAAAAGTGTAGCAATATCCATCCTTGAGACCCACGACAAAGCCATTAGGTCTTCGTTACAAAAG GAGTTTGAAGAAAAGAGGCAGGCTCATAGTGAGCTGAAGACCCAGTGCGATCAGATGAAAAAAACCTTAAGAGGCAAAAAG GTCTCTCTAGCTGACATTGAGGAACAATATCAGGATTTAGTACGCTCAGGTAACAATATGGTCTGCCAAGTAAAAAGTCTTATTCTGGAAGTCTACCAGGCCAAGAAGCAACAGCAAGTAAGGCTG AATTATGAGATCGAGGCCATCCAGTCACAATACGAAGAAGCTTTAAAACAGCAGGCTGAGTTGCTAATT GAGAATAATAAAGTGCGGAATGATCACAATATCCTGAAATCAGAGTATGAGCAGATGAAGAAAACCCACAATATG GTCTCTCTGGATGAAGCTGAGAAGACGTTGCTGCTGAAAAAGATGTCTGACCTGATGTCCCAGAAGCACAAACTGCAAGCCTCAGTGCAGCAGCTGAAGGAAGCGATCTGTGAGACGTGCAAAAAGTGTAATGAGATAAAGAGA AAGCAAGAGCAGGAGCAAACACAAGAGATGCACAGTAACATGAAGGCACAGCACACAACAATGATGGaaatttttaaacagttttatgaGTTATTAAAA AACCACCTCAAGCATGAGGATCCTGGGGAATCTAGGAAGCCTGAGGAACCTGGGGAAACTGGGGAACCTAGGAAACCTAAAGAACCAGAGGAGAAAGGGGAACagaaataa